In a genomic window of Pirellulales bacterium:
- a CDS encoding NAD-dependent epimerase/dehydratase family protein, with product MRTFLVTGGAGFVGSHLVEALLARGDRVRVFDNFSTGHRQNIPSDPRVELHEGDLTDPAAVERAVAGIDCIFHEAALASVPRSIEHPLDTNAACVTGTVVLLAAAQKAGVRRVVYAGSSSAYGDKATSSKRESDLPGPLSPYAAAKLSAEFYCQAFAHSFGIETVTLRYFNVFGPRQDPDSPYSAVIPLFVTAMLAGRSPLIYGDGRQSRDFTFVGNVVHGNLLAADAPGVSGRVFNVANGRSTN from the coding sequence ATGCGAACATTTCTGGTAACCGGAGGCGCCGGTTTCGTCGGATCCCACCTGGTCGAAGCATTGCTGGCACGCGGTGATCGCGTCCGCGTCTTCGATAATTTCAGCACCGGCCATCGGCAAAACATCCCGAGCGACCCGCGTGTCGAGCTGCACGAGGGAGACCTGACCGACCCGGCGGCGGTCGAGCGCGCCGTGGCCGGTATCGACTGCATTTTTCACGAGGCGGCGCTGGCCAGCGTGCCGCGCAGCATCGAGCACCCGCTCGATACGAACGCTGCCTGCGTGACCGGTACGGTCGTGTTGCTGGCGGCCGCGCAGAAAGCGGGAGTCCGCCGCGTGGTCTACGCCGGCAGCAGCAGCGCCTACGGCGACAAAGCCACGAGCTCGAAGCGAGAGAGCGATCTTCCCGGCCCCTTGTCGCCTTACGCCGCGGCCAAGCTATCGGCTGAGTTTTATTGCCAGGCCTTTGCCCACAGCTTCGGCATCGAGACCGTCACGCTCCGCTACTTCAACGTCTTCGGGCCGCGGCAGGATCCGGATAGCCCCTATTCGGCCGTGATTCCGCTGTTCGTCACGGCCATGCTGGCAGGACGCAGCCCGCTGATCTACGGCGATGGCAGGCAGTCGCGCGACTTTACGTTCGTGGGCAACGTCGTCCACGGCAACCTGCTGGCGGCCGATGCGCCCGGCGTAAGTGGCCGGGTCTTCAACGTCGCCAACGGCCGCTCGACGAAC